In a genomic window of Salmo trutta chromosome 32, fSalTru1.1, whole genome shotgun sequence:
- the LOC115171362 gene encoding GTPase IMAP family member 7-like isoform X1 has product MASGPPQTEHSISSPCPNAELRLVLLGRARAGQSAAGNAILGRQAFLTQTASEPAVTQDCEKHRGTIAGRCVSVVVAQDWFCSERPPEEVRHHVSSCVALSAPGPHAFLLCVPVDRPADMELRALEALEKVFGPTAVSGHTLVLFTHTDQMVLGQQLDEYIATRRKDLLELVVMCGDRYHSLERRSRGEKDERESVEELLEKVEQTVKESGVEFYSCPLYQEAEARVREKQAEIVRQRREGGGEELNEEVPSSASPPEEELDDEEMARVREEAERSVHNLNIDTEGITSLSPASSSPSFLSSLWQGLTGWLRRLPKMLRIESLLGAFVGLFVGGPVGRMLGATVGSVATEVGRRKTPKTEKNK; this is encoded by the exons AACACTCCATCTCCTCGCCTTGTCCCAATGCAGAGCTGAGGCTGGTCCTGCTCGGCCGGGCAAGAGCAGGACAGAGTGCAGCTGGAAACGCCATACTGGGCCGCCAGGCTTTCCTTACCCAGACTGCCAGTGAGCCAGCTGTCACTCAGGACTGTGAGAAGCACAGAGGAACCATTGCAGGGAGATGT GTATCAGTGGTAGTCGCCCAAGACTGGTTCTGCTCAGAGCGCCCCCCGGAGGAGGTGAGGCACCATGTCTCCTCTTGCGTGGCCCTGTCCGCCCCGGGGCCTCATGCCTTCCTGCTGTGTGTCCCTGTGGACCGGCCGGCTGACATGGAGCTGCGGGCCCTGGAGGCCCTGGAGAAGGTTTTTGGCCCCACTGCAGTCAGTGGACACACCCTGGTCCTCTTCACCCACACAGACCAGATGGTTCTGGGACAACAGCTGGATGAGTACATCGCCACCAGACGTAAAGACCTACTGGAGCTGGTGGTGATGTGTGGAGACCGCTATCACTCtctggagaggaggagtagaggagagaaggatgagagggagagtgtgGAAGAGCTGCTGGAGAAGGTTGAACAGACTGTAAAAGAGAGCGGGGTGGAGTTCTACAGCTGCCCCCTCTACCAGGAGGCTGAGGCCAGGGTGAGAGAGAAGCAGGCAGAGATCGTGcggcagagaagagagggagggggagaggagctaAATGAAGAGGTGCCCTCCTCAGCCTCACCTCCAGAGGAAGAGCTAGATGATGAAGAGATGGCAAGAGTtagggaggaggcagagaggagtgtGCACAACCTGAACATAGACACCGAGGGTATTACCTCTCTttctcctgcctcctcctctccctcatttCTCTCGTCCTTGTGGCAGGGGTTGACAGGGTGGCTGAGGAGGCTGCCCAAGATGCTGAGGATAGAGTCTCTGCTGGGGGCTTTCGTTGGCCTGTTTGTAGGTGGGCCCGTTGGGCGGATGCTGGGGGCCACTGTGGGCTCAGTAGCCACTGAAGTGGGGAGAAGGAAGACCCCGAAGACAGAGAAAAACAAATAA
- the LOC115171362 gene encoding GTPase IMAP family member 7-like isoform X2 has protein sequence MASGPPQTELRLVLLGRARAGQSAAGNAILGRQAFLTQTASEPAVTQDCEKHRGTIAGRCVSVVVAQDWFCSERPPEEVRHHVSSCVALSAPGPHAFLLCVPVDRPADMELRALEALEKVFGPTAVSGHTLVLFTHTDQMVLGQQLDEYIATRRKDLLELVVMCGDRYHSLERRSRGEKDERESVEELLEKVEQTVKESGVEFYSCPLYQEAEARVREKQAEIVRQRREGGGEELNEEVPSSASPPEEELDDEEMARVREEAERSVHNLNIDTEGITSLSPASSSPSFLSSLWQGLTGWLRRLPKMLRIESLLGAFVGLFVGGPVGRMLGATVGSVATEVGRRKTPKTEKNK, from the exons AGCTGAGGCTGGTCCTGCTCGGCCGGGCAAGAGCAGGACAGAGTGCAGCTGGAAACGCCATACTGGGCCGCCAGGCTTTCCTTACCCAGACTGCCAGTGAGCCAGCTGTCACTCAGGACTGTGAGAAGCACAGAGGAACCATTGCAGGGAGATGT GTATCAGTGGTAGTCGCCCAAGACTGGTTCTGCTCAGAGCGCCCCCCGGAGGAGGTGAGGCACCATGTCTCCTCTTGCGTGGCCCTGTCCGCCCCGGGGCCTCATGCCTTCCTGCTGTGTGTCCCTGTGGACCGGCCGGCTGACATGGAGCTGCGGGCCCTGGAGGCCCTGGAGAAGGTTTTTGGCCCCACTGCAGTCAGTGGACACACCCTGGTCCTCTTCACCCACACAGACCAGATGGTTCTGGGACAACAGCTGGATGAGTACATCGCCACCAGACGTAAAGACCTACTGGAGCTGGTGGTGATGTGTGGAGACCGCTATCACTCtctggagaggaggagtagaggagagaaggatgagagggagagtgtgGAAGAGCTGCTGGAGAAGGTTGAACAGACTGTAAAAGAGAGCGGGGTGGAGTTCTACAGCTGCCCCCTCTACCAGGAGGCTGAGGCCAGGGTGAGAGAGAAGCAGGCAGAGATCGTGcggcagagaagagagggagggggagaggagctaAATGAAGAGGTGCCCTCCTCAGCCTCACCTCCAGAGGAAGAGCTAGATGATGAAGAGATGGCAAGAGTtagggaggaggcagagaggagtgtGCACAACCTGAACATAGACACCGAGGGTATTACCTCTCTttctcctgcctcctcctctccctcatttCTCTCGTCCTTGTGGCAGGGGTTGACAGGGTGGCTGAGGAGGCTGCCCAAGATGCTGAGGATAGAGTCTCTGCTGGGGGCTTTCGTTGGCCTGTTTGTAGGTGGGCCCGTTGGGCGGATGCTGGGGGCCACTGTGGGCTCAGTAGCCACTGAAGTGGGGAGAAGGAAGACCCCGAAGACAGAGAAAAACAAATAA